The region CAAGCGGCAGGTGCGGAAGGTGTTCGTGTCCGCTGGCCTCGCGGCGTGCCTCGCGCCCGTGTTCGGGCCGCCGAGAGGCAACCGGAAGAGTCGGCATCTCGACCGTGAGCCGCTGGCGGTGTTCGAGACGCCGTGGCGCACGGCGTACCGCTACGATCTGTTTGCGGGCGACGTGGGCCACACGCTGATCCTGGGGGCGACGGGCTCGGGCAAGAGCTTTACGCTCAACTTCCTGCTCGTCGAGGCGCTCAAGTACGATCCGCGCATCCTGATCCTGGACCTGGGCGGCTCCTACCGCTGGCTGACCCGGTTCCTCGGGGGCCGGTATCTGGAGCTCGCGCCCGGCGAGGCGGAGCCCACGCTCCGGCTCACGCCCTTCGCGCTGCCCGCGACCACGAGGACGTTCCAGTTCCTGACGGGCTGGGTGCTCCGGCTGCTGAAGCTGGGAGGGTACGAGGCCGGCGGCGCGGACACGAGCGAGATCCGCGCGCGGATCGAGGATCTGTACGCGCTCGGGACGGAGCGCCGGACGCTGAGCGTGTTGACCGGTTCGCTCCCCTCCGCGATGTGGCCTGCGCTGAGCCGCTGGACGGAAGGCGGCGCGTGGGGCGCGTTCTTCGACAACGCCCCGGCGGGCGCGACGGACATCGAGTTCCGGGACTGGCAGGTGATCGACCTGGCGGGGGCGGCCGAGCACGCGGACCTGTGCGAGGCGGCGCTCGCCTACCTGCTGGAGCGCATGCGCCTGGAGATCGAGGACCCGGCCGAGACGGCGCGGCTCAAGCTGATGGTCGTGGACGAGGCGTGGCGGTACATGCAGGACCCCGCCGTGCTGAACTACCTGGCCGAGGCGGCCAAGACGTGGCGGAAGAAGAACGCCGCGCTCGTGCTCGCCACCCAGTCCGCCGTGGACGTGACGGGGACGCCGGGAGCTTCGGCGCTTCTCGAATCGATCCCCACCAAGCTGTTCCTCGCCAACCCCGAACTGCCGGAAGAAGCTGGAGCACTGTTCCGGCTGAACGAGTCGGAGGTCGCCCGGATCCGCGAGTTGACTCCGAAGCGCGAACTGTATCTCCGCCGCCCGGACGAGGCGGCGGTGCTTCGGCTCGAAGTCGATCCGGAGAGCTACTGGCTCTACACCTCCTCGCCGCTCGACGCCGAGAAGCGCGCCGAGGCCGTGGCGAGGCACGGCCTGGTCCGGGCGCTCGAAGCGCTCGCGGGCCGAACCCACTCCATCCCACCAACCGAGAGGCCGTGAACACCATGAAAGCAACCCCCACATCGGCCATCCTGCTCGGGGTCGTCGTCGTCCTGCTGACCCTGCTTCTTACGGCCGTCCCGTGCGATGCCGCCGGACAACAGCCCAGCGGGGACTCCGCCCTGCTCCGGGTGTCGGCGCCCGGGGAGGGTGACGCCCCGATCCCCCGGCTCCGCACGCGCGTGCGCCACACGACCGTGATCGTGCTGCCGAGCGGCGAGAGAATCCTCGACTTCGTCGCGGGCGACTCCGAGTACTGGCACCTGACCGGCGCTGCGAACGTGGCGTACCTGAAGCCGCTGGCCGAGGGCGCGGCGAGCAACATCGCGCTCGTCTGCGAGTCCGGGCGCATCTACTCGTTCCTCGTCTCCGAGAGCGGCGAAGAGCCGCCGCACCTCGTGGTCCGCGTCGAAGACGGCGCGGACGCGGCGGGCATGTCCGGCGCACCGGCGTTCGTCGCCCGGAGCGAGGTCGCAGCCTACCGCGAGATGGCCGCCGAGGCCGCCGAGGCGGCGCTCAGGGCGCGCGAGGCCGCGGCCGCCGAGATCGAGGCGTTCCGCGCGTCCTATCCCGAGCAGCTGGCGTTCGAGTACCGGCTGGACTCAGGCGCCGCGAAGCGTCCGTTCCTCGTCGAGGCCATGTGGCACGACGGGACCTTCACCTACATCCGCTCAGGCGCCCAGGAGGCGCCCGCGCTCTACGAACTCCGCGACGGCGAACCGGCGCTGGTCGCGTTCGATCTCACGGGGGACGGCCTCTACGTCGCCCGCCATGTGCTGGGCGACGGCTGGCTCCAGATCGGCGACGAGCGGGCTGGCTGGCGGTTTGAGCCGGGGGATGCGCGATGAGCCGCTGGAAGAAGTGGATGAAGGAGCCGAAGGGCGCGCTCCCGGGCGGCATCGTCACGAAGGCCGGGATCGGGCTGATCGCCGTGCTCGTGGCCGGCATGCTGTTCTCGTCGTCGCTCACGGGTCCCGGAGACGATCCCACGGCTCCCGCCGCGCGCGAACCGCAGCCCGTGGACGACCGCACGGGCCGGGCGTTCGACAGCCGCATGCGCGCGGACACCGAGCGCCACCAGCAGCAGGCGGACGCGGACCAGGACCGCGGTGGCGGGGAGCGGCGCCACGCCGAGAGCGAGACGGCCGGAGCCGGTGGAGAAGGAGGAGCCCGCAGCAGCGGGCGCGAACGAGGTGGTGGCGGAGCCGAGGCGGCGGGGATGACTCAGGCCGAGCATGAGCTTCGCGAGGCGCTCCGGCTGGAGGAGATCGAACGCGGGGCGCGCTCGCTCCGCTCGCTTCCCCTCACGCGTACCTACCGGGATCCGAATGAGGCGCGAGCCGGATCCGGTCAGCCGGCCGATCACGAGCCGGCCGAGGACGCGCTCGACGCAATGCTCGCGTCCTTCGGGCACTCCCTCGCCGCCCTGGAGGCTGAACTCGAAACGGGGCTGGCGGGCGGAGGCACCTCATCCGGCCCGGAGTCCACCCGCGCGCTCGGAACAAGCGAGCCGAGCTTCAACGTCCAGTCGGATGACCCGCCCGGCTGGGAGCGCGTCCACGAGGGCACGTTCCTCGAGGCGGTGCTGGTCAACCAGTTGTCGGGCGAGTTCCCCGGCCCGGTGCTCGCCATGGTGTCGGTGCCGCTGTATTCGGCCGACCGCCAGCGGGTCCTCGTTCCCCGCGGCTCGCGCGTCGTCGGCACGGCCCGGGCCGTCCAGGACCGGAACCAGACCCGCCTCGCCGTCTCGTTCCACCGGCTGGTGCTGCCCGACGGGAGCTGGGTGGACCTTGAGTTCACCGGCCTGAACCAGGCGGGCGAGAGCGCGCTCCGCGACCGGGTGAACCGGCACTACCTCTCAACGTTCGCCGCTGCCGGAGCGGTCGGCGCGCTGAGCGGACTCACGCTCGCCGGAGCCTCGCCCTACGGACTCCGCGCGGGCGTCGGCCAGGGGCTCGGAGGCAGCGCCACCTCGACGCTGGACCGGTACCTGAACCGGATGCCGGAGATCACGATCCGCGCGGGCCACCGGCTCCGCGTCTGGCTCACCTCCGATGTCCTGATCCCAACCCCCGCACGCTCCTCGCACCGCTGACACGAAAGGACTCCCACATGCGCCACCACATCCTCGTCATGGCCGTCATGGCTCCCTTGCTCATGCTCGCGGACGCCGCTCCCGCGAGCGCGCAGTTCGACTTCGGGAGCTGGTTCCAGCGGGCCACGATCATCGCGAACCAGATCACGCAGATCTCGCACCAGGTCACCCAGATCCGGTCGATGGCCCGCCAGCTTACGGAACTCGAAGACCAGCTCGACCACATGGAGCGCGCCGCCAAGGGCGAGATCGACGCGCTCCTCCGACCGTTCTCCGACCTTGCGGCCGATCCCGTCGGACTGGTGAGGAACGGGCTCCGCTGGCGATCCGACTTCACCGGCCCGGCCCGCGGGACGGTCGATGCCGTCCGGAACTTCGGAGGCGGCCGCTCGTTCACCGGACTGTGGCGCACCGCCCACAGGACGGCCGACCGGGTGACGGAGGCCGACATCCTGGCTCTCCACCGGAACTTGCCGCCCCAAGCCGCGACGCGGGCGGCCCAGGACTACCGCCGCACCCGCGAGGCGGCCGACCGGCAGCGCGTGCTCGACTACGCGGCGCTCGACGCGGCTGCCGCGCTCGCCGGGACCGTCGAGAGCGCCCGGGGCTCGTTCGCCGGCCTGACCGCGAACGGCAATCTCTCGAACACAGCCCTCCAGCAGGCGGGGGTCGCGGCCGCGCTGAGCCAGGGCCGGATCGACGCGGCAGTGGGCCAGGTGCTCGCCCACCAGGCCGCCATGGAGGCGGGCCGCGCGAGGCAGGCCGACCTCGCCCGGCTCGAATGGCTCGGCCGCTGGCACGACGG is a window of Gammaproteobacteria bacterium DNA encoding:
- a CDS encoding DUF87 domain-containing protein; this translates as MRIADERRAYEAAGSLAEELPYWGWLGDGHTCLTRSGELVAAGRIRPATMDGRTPEQIDRVLGLWQRLMSGLSSETRLQFHMLRRPSLAEGLETSGSDIASLSGRRRSAFLAERVQRLDAFVAWSHDPGLRSAGGSSGPGPVPWLKRLWKRGGKTATTYLASEIEAAADRFRAMIGAGRSLVAEHTPVEMLGAHDTSRFLSELINRPGTFWDGATGSGMNWRLALSELEAERSHLRLDGEPVILYSLLSPPGRAHANLLRDLYCLDAVTTVSLEWRPWTVEAARRRIRSAQRHYFSRRYSMMAHAQDAQGTAAAMVDSAAAAESDRLGSALVELEADGVAYGEASLTVALHGELDGIERLDGDVRRLFAAHDAKVIREGYGQLPAWFARLPAQPRKRQVRKVFVSAGLAACLAPVFGPPRGNRKSRHLDREPLAVFETPWRTAYRYDLFAGDVGHTLILGATGSGKSFTLNFLLVEALKYDPRILILDLGGSYRWLTRFLGGRYLELAPGEAEPTLRLTPFALPATTRTFQFLTGWVLRLLKLGGYEAGGADTSEIRARIEDLYALGTERRTLSVLTGSLPSAMWPALSRWTEGGAWGAFFDNAPAGATDIEFRDWQVIDLAGAAEHADLCEAALAYLLERMRLEIEDPAETARLKLMVVDEAWRYMQDPAVLNYLAEAAKTWRKKNAALVLATQSAVDVTGTPGASALLESIPTKLFLANPELPEEAGALFRLNESEVARIRELTPKRELYLRRPDEAAVLRLEVDPESYWLYTSSPLDAEKRAEAVARHGLVRALEALAGRTHSIPPTERP
- a CDS encoding TrbG/VirB9 family P-type conjugative transfer protein codes for the protein MKATPTSAILLGVVVVLLTLLLTAVPCDAAGQQPSGDSALLRVSAPGEGDAPIPRLRTRVRHTTVIVLPSGERILDFVAGDSEYWHLTGAANVAYLKPLAEGAASNIALVCESGRIYSFLVSESGEEPPHLVVRVEDGADAAGMSGAPAFVARSEVAAYREMAAEAAEAALRAREAAAAEIEAFRASYPEQLAFEYRLDSGAAKRPFLVEAMWHDGTFTYIRSGAQEAPALYELRDGEPALVAFDLTGDGLYVARHVLGDGWLQIGDERAGWRFEPGDAR
- a CDS encoding TrbI/VirB10 family protein; protein product: MSRWKKWMKEPKGALPGGIVTKAGIGLIAVLVAGMLFSSSLTGPGDDPTAPAAREPQPVDDRTGRAFDSRMRADTERHQQQADADQDRGGGERRHAESETAGAGGEGGARSSGRERGGGGAEAAGMTQAEHELREALRLEEIERGARSLRSLPLTRTYRDPNEARAGSGQPADHEPAEDALDAMLASFGHSLAALEAELETGLAGGGTSSGPESTRALGTSEPSFNVQSDDPPGWERVHEGTFLEAVLVNQLSGEFPGPVLAMVSVPLYSADRQRVLVPRGSRVVGTARAVQDRNQTRLAVSFHRLVLPDGSWVDLEFTGLNQAGESALRDRVNRHYLSTFAAAGAVGALSGLTLAGASPYGLRAGVGQGLGGSATSTLDRYLNRMPEITIRAGHRLRVWLTSDVLIPTPARSSHR